A part of Tigriopus californicus strain San Diego chromosome 10, Tcal_SD_v2.1, whole genome shotgun sequence genomic DNA contains:
- the LOC131887616 gene encoding uncharacterized protein LOC131887616 has product MVKAFFSSESFGAEGHLEQCRVWSIEDTYAMKMIEDGTKKRLNSPGYEVELPWKDELRPRNDPVMARKRFLALKKKMALNQDFAEDYSKAIGKYIEKGFAIKITEQDEIDHPCQRWIPHHGVYKDPSMRKLRVVFDSAAKYFGKSLNDCLFTGPPLQNDLARLLTGFREYEVACTSDIEAMYSQVSLRKEDARFHRFLWSEGDEEPELFEMTGVVFGDAPSPCQAIHVLWRTAEEFGSPEVLDLVKSRFYMDDYLNSHRTMEEAIKTNMLVSRTLKNGSFHLTKWASNARAVQIAMCDEDIEHVELAGNDGKILGMKWDLFSDTLSFTLKSLKGEPQFTRRGLLGKVAGIFDPLGLGAPFTVKGKIRIQHLSRLKLDWDDPVSSGEESWWKKWLASATELSKVRFGRCLVPNHVTNTQMHTFCDASEEAFSAITYLRHMQADGGVMVTLVMARTRLAPTKPISVAKLELNAALLGARLASTIGEMLRDKVERRIFWTDSMAVRGWLQGTASFFKPFVSNRVGEIQTLTNPAEWRHVPGKKNPADLATRSEIGPDVVPNLWIHGPEFLSQPEGAWPKEIRVEKNLEEVRTKFQIYNVIVGQDINPWWNGMRSTREAIEKKRSDLQEQPEENDTDEQGESGILIHLIRQSQFESFPQDVDQIRRGDDLKKTSRLANLTPFLDDQGCLRAGGRLDKARTAYEHRHPLVLDPKHPLTDWILDDIHVNNNHPGTNHGLSIVRQQYHVLRGREAVKRCQRRCEFCVKRAAKPLEQLMANLPIERMDCPSPPFFNTSVDYFGPYSILVGRNKTEKRWGALFTCRTTRAIHLELARGLSGEDFLVAFRMFETLRGRPRTLYSDNGTNFIAARKIICQEETGITWSLQPPGAPHWGGAHEALVRSVKTAMKAILDKENKSHRQLREDEMRLLFAEVSNLLNSRPLVYESGDPNEPCALTPNHFLLLRPNSTIPARDYAVMTPRRHYHYLERLIDEVWDRWNKEFLPTLLARGKWRSRNRNLKIGDVVLVVDPMSNRARWKVGTIREVFPSSDGNVRAAKVKLPEGEMVRPITKLCLLRQSECGDEKEGEDVETEISS; this is encoded by the coding sequence ATGGTAAAGGCTTTCTTCTCGTCCGAGAGTTTCGGAGCCGAAGGTCACTTGGAACAATGTCGGGTTTGGTCCATAGAGGACACCTACGCCATGAAGATGATCGAGGATGGGACCAAGAAGCGATTGAATTCTCCGGGTTACGAGGTAGAATTACCTTGGAAGGATGAATTGAGACCAAGGAATGATCCCGTTATGGCAAGAAAGCGGTTTCTTgccttgaagaagaagatggcCCTTAATCAAGATTTTGCTGAGGATTATTCCAAGGCCATTGGGAAATACATCGAGAAGGGATTTGCCATCAAGATTACCGAACAAGACGAAATTGATCATCCTTGTCAAAGGTGGATCCCACATCATGGCGTCTACAAGGACCCGAGTATGAGAAAGTTAAGGGTAGTCTTTGATTCGGCGGCCAAGTATTTCGGCAAGTCCCTCAATGATTGTCTCTTCACCGGGCCCCCTCTTCAAAATGATTTAGCACGACTCCTCACCGGCTTCAGAGAGTACGAAGTAGCCTGCACTTCTGACATTGAGGCCATGTACAGTCAAGTGAGTCTGAGGAAGGAAGACGCTCGCTTCCATCGATTTCTGTGGAGCGAGGGGGATGAAGAACCCGAATTATTCGAGATGACCGGGGTGGTGTTCGGCGATGCTCCCTCACCATGCCAAGCCATCCATGTGCTCTGGAGAACAGCGGAAGAGTTTGGAAGTCCAGAAGTTCTCGACCTAGTGAAGAGTCGGTTCTATATGGATGACTATCTGAACAGTCATCGCACCATGGAGGAAGCAATCAAGACCAATATGTTGGTCAGTCGGACTTTGAAAAACGGGAGTTTCCACCTTACAAAATGGGCTTCAAACGCCCGTGCGGTCCAGATAGCAATGTGTGACGAAGACATTGAACACGTGGAACTTGCcggaaatgatggaaaaattcTAGGGATGAAATGGGACCTGTTCAGTGATACCCTCTCATTCACCTTAAAGAGCTTAAAAGGAGAGCCCCAATTCACAAGAAGGGGCCTTCTCGGTAAAGTCGCGGGAATATTCGATCCGTTGGGATTGGGAGCGCCGTTCACGGTAAAAGGAAAGATAAGAATCCAACACCTTTCAAGATTGAAGCTGGACTGGGACGATCCGGTGAGTTCTGGGGAGGAATCCtggtggaaaaagtggttaGCTTCAGCAACGGAGTTGTCAAAAGTCCGATTTGGCAGATGCTTGGTTCCAAACCATGTTACCAATACGCAAATGCACACGTTCTGTGACGCCAGTGAGGAAGCCTTTTCAGCTATCACGTATCTTCGCCATATGCAAGCTGATGGTGGGGTCATGGTCACTCTGGTGATGGCAAGGACTCGGCTGGCTCCCACGAAACCCATCTCGGTAGCCAAGTTGGAACTCAATGCTGCATTGTTGGGAGCCCGCCTGGCCTCAACAATTGGGGAAATGCTTCGAGACAAGGTCGAGAGAAGAATTTTCTGGACGGACTCAATGGCGGTACGCGGGTGGCTACAAGGAACCGCATCGTTCTTCAAACCCTTTGTATCCAACAGGGTGGGAGAAATTCAGACGTTGACTAACCCTGCCGAATGGAGGCATGTGCCAGGAAAGAAGAATCCTGCAGATCTCGCGACAAGGTCGGAGATTGGTCCTGATGTCGTGCCAAACTTATGGATCCATGGACCCGAGTTCTTGTCCCAACCTGAAGGAGCATGGCCCAAGGAAATTCGCGTGGAGAAGAATTTGGAAGAAGTTcggaccaaatttcaaatttacaaCGTGATTGTTGGTCAAGACATCAATCCATGGTGGAATGGAATGAGATCAACCAGGGAAGccatagaaaaaaaaaggtcgGACCTCCAGGAGCAACCGGAAGAGAATGATACTGACGAGCAAGGTGAAAGTGggattttgatccatttgatCCGCCAGTCTCAGTTTGAGAGTTTCCCTCAAGATGTGGATCAAATTCGAAGAGGAGATGACTTGAAGAAAACGTCCCGTTTGGCGAACCTCACTCCGTTCTTGGATGATCAAGGCTGTCTACGGGCGGGAGGACGATTGGATAAGGCCAGAACTGCCTATGAACATCGCCATCCTTTGGTGTTAGATCCAAAACACCCATTGACAGATTGGATCTTGGATGATATCCATGTCAACAACAATCATCCAGGGACAAACCACGGGTTGTCAATTGTTCGTCAACAATATCATGTGCTGAGAGGTCGTGAAGCCGTAAAACGATGCCAGAGAAGATGTGAATTTTGTGTGAAAAGAGCCGCCAAACCGTTAGAGCAGTTGATGGCGAATTTACCAATCGAACGAATGGATTGTCCATCGCCACCTTTCTTCAACACTTCAGTGGACTATTTTGGGCCTTATTCTATCTTGGTCGGGAGAAACAAGACGGAGAAGCGATGGGGTGCACTGTTCACTTGTCGAACGACGCGTGCAATTCATTTGGAGTTGGCCCGTGGTCTTAGTGGGGAAGATTTTCTGGTGGCCTTCAGAATGTTCGAGACTTTGAGAGGCCGTCCAAGAACGTTATACTCTGACAATGGGACCAATTTCATTGCCGCACGAAAGATCATCTGTCAGGAAGAAACCGGGATCACATGGTCACTCCAACCACCAGGAGCGCCCCATTGGGGGGGAGCCCATGAGGCCTTAGTGCGATCTGTAAAAAcggccatgaaagcgattttgGACAAGGAGAACAAGAGTCATCGACAATTGAGGGAGGATGAGATGCGACTCCTCTTTGCGGAGGTCTCAAACCTCCTCAATTCGCGGCCATTGGTGTATGAATCGGGAGATCCTAACGAACCATGTGCCTTAACTCCCaaccattttttgttgctCCGTCCAAACTCAACAATCCCGGCCAGAGATTACGCGGTGATGACTCCGAGACGTCACTATCATTATTTGGAACGTCTTATCGATGAGGTCTGGGACCGATGGAACAAGGAGTTCCTACCCACCCTCCTTGCCCGAGGAAAATGGCGATCAAGAAATCGAAACTTGAAAATCGGGGACGTTGTGCTAGTGGTGGATCCCATGTCAAACCGGGCTAGATGGAAAGTCGGAACAATTCGTGAAGTGTTCCCGTCATCAGATGGAAATGTCCGAGCTGCCAAAGTTAAGTTACCAGAAGGGGAAATGGTCCGCCCGATCACGAAGTTGTGTCTACTCAGACAGTCTGAATGTGGGGACGAGAAAGAGGGGGAGGATGTTGAGACGGAAATCTCTTCATGA